ggatgCCGCTCCTCTAGCTCGAGGAAAAGGAATCTTGTTTGACCAGAAGAACCAACCTGGCGACGGGACAGCCCTCCTCCAGCACATTTTCTGACAAACAACAAGCCCAAGAGCTGTGTCACTTCGAAAGAGGACTGGACCTGTTCGCTGAAACGCTCTTCTCTCCTGCCGCGCACAAACCCTCTTCGCCATGGGGAGGATTGGCAAGGAAGTGGCAGGTCAGATCATAAGCTTCATAGGCCTCGTTGGGGTGGCGGTGACCTGCGGGATACCCATGTGGAGGGTAACCTCCTTCATCGGAGCCAACATTGTGACGGGGCAGATCATATGGGATGGCCTGTGGATGAACTGTGTGATGCAGAGCACCGGGCAGATGCAGTGCAAGCTGAATGAGTCTGTCATGAGGCTGACCCCGGATCTGCAAGCCGCTCGAGCCCTGGTCATCATCTCCCTCGTCTTCGGCTTCATCGGCTTCATGATCACCTTCATTGGAGCCAAGTGCATGGGCTGTCTGAAAAAAGATTCATCAAAGGCCAAGGTGGTGATCATAGGTGGCTGCCTCCTCATTCTTGCCGCCATTCTGGTCCTGATCCCTGTCTGCTGGTCCGCAGCCATCACCATCACAGACTTTGAGAACCCCCTGACCATCG
The DNA window shown above is from Plectropomus leopardus isolate mb chromosome 5, YSFRI_Pleo_2.0, whole genome shotgun sequence and carries:
- the cldnf gene encoding claudin f — translated: MGRIGKEVAGQIISFIGLVGVAVTCGIPMWRVTSFIGANIVTGQIIWDGLWMNCVMQSTGQMQCKLNESVMRLTPDLQAARALVIISLVFGFIGFMITFIGAKCMGCLKKDSSKAKVVIIGGCLLILAAILVLIPVCWSAAITITDFENPLTIATQRREIGASIYIGWASAAILLIGGIILTTSCPPQKPVYGYPGYPPAPLYPYAGPGTNPGTYAPVYAPPSSRPYTATGTYIPAKPYAAPTAYSPRQFI